The Campylobacter armoricus sequence GATGAATTATAGTGTATTCTCCTATATTTACATTATCACCTATATAAGCACCTGCCATAATCACAACATGATCTGATATTTGAACATTATTTCCTATATAAACATTTGACATAATCTTGGCACTTTTTGCTATTTTATTTTTTTTATTTTGATTATCATAAAATAAGGTTTTCGCAAAAAGCTTGCTTAAAAGAGCAAATGATAAATGTGGATTATCCACCACAAGCTTAATACAATCTTTTGACACTAAATTTTCAAATTCTTTTGAAACTAAAATAGCACCCGCTCCACTATTTGCTATTTTTTTAGAGTTTTTTTCACCATCACAATAACTAAGTTCAGTAAAACTTGCATTACTTAAAGAATTTAAAGCCGTAATTTCTATATCATCTCCGCTGTATTCTATACCTAAAAATTTAGCAATTTCACTAATTTTCATTTTACCTCCATTAAAATAGAACCACTTCTAACAACACTAATTGGATTGTATTTTTTTATAGTCTTTAAAAAATTATCAATTTTATCTGCATCATCACTTACCATTGCTATAATAAATTCACCATCACTATAAGTTACACTTCCATTATAAGCTTTTAATATAGCATCTAATCCTGCAAAATTTTCACTTAAAGCAATCTTTACTAAAGCTGTTTCTTTTTCTATAAAATCACTTGAATCAATCACTTTATAAGTAGGTATAAGCTTGTGAAGTTGTTTGATGATTTGTTCAAAAACTCTTTCATCACCCAAAGTTACGATATTTATTCTTGAGAATTCGCTATCATCAAGCGGAGCCACAGTAAGAGATTCTATGTTATATCCTCTTCCTGAAAAAAGCCCAACTACGCGTGATAATACCCCATGCTCATTTAACACAATGACAGAAATTACTCTTCTTTTCATTTTTTATCCTTGTTTTTATAGCTAGGCAAAATCATATTATAAATCGCTCCACCTGCTGGAACCATAGGTAAAACATTCTCATAACGATCTATAGCTACATTTAAAACACAAGTTTTTTTAGATTTTAAGGCTTTCAAAAAAGCATTATTAAATTCTTCTTTTGTAAAAACATTATATCCTTCACAATGAAAGCCTTTTGCAATGGTAATAAAATCAGGCTGGCTTGTTAAATCTGTATTAGAAAATCTTTCTTTATAAAACATACTTTGCCATTGTCTTACCATACCTAAGAAAGAATTATTTAAAATGATATTAATCACCTTTATACCATAAGCACTTGCTGTCATTAGTTCTTGTATATTCATCAAAAAAGAACCATCACCTACAAAATTTACCACCACTTCTTCACCTACAGCTAATTTAGCCCCTAGTGCAGCCGGTAAAGAATACCCCATAGTTCCTTGACCACCACTTGTTGCAAGTTGTCTTGCATAATTAAAAGGATAAAATTGTGCTACCCACATTTGATGTTGCCCAACATCAGTAATAATTCTTGCATCAGGTGCTAATTTAGCACATTCTTTTATAATCCATTGTGGTTTTAAAACTTCATCACTATCTTCATAAATTAAAGGATATAATTGCTGGTATCTTTGTAAAGTTTTAAACCATTCTTTATA is a genomic window containing:
- the ilvN gene encoding acetolactate synthase small subunit encodes the protein MKRRVISVIVLNEHGVLSRVVGLFSGRGYNIESLTVAPLDDSEFSRINIVTLGDERVFEQIIKQLHKLIPTYKVIDSSDFIEKETALVKIALSENFAGLDAILKAYNGSVTYSDGEFIIAMVSDDADKIDNFLKTIKKYNPISVVRSGSILMEVK